The Drosophila sulfurigaster albostrigata strain 15112-1811.04 chromosome 3, ASM2355843v2, whole genome shotgun sequence genomic sequence GAGTCATACGCTTTGATGAGTGATCGCCATACCTGTGCGCCCGGTGACGAGCACATTCTGCACCTGACAGAGCTGCCACAACAGCGCAAGCCTCCCTTGTTGATAAGATGCCTGCAACAGGATTTAACTCCACAGTTGAATAACAACACTGGGCTTCCATTGGAGAAATTGCTGATCATGAAGTCGGCCAAAGAGATTGTCAATCTGCTGAAACCCATTGGCAATGCGACCAAGCGGCACGAATACGGCAGCTGTGTTGTCGTCCATTTCTGCACACGCACCAGCCTGGAGTGCGCCCGTGTGGCACCCGCCGTCAATCTTTTGCCTCACTTGTTTCCAACGCTGAAGGTGGCCTACATCGATGCCTTTCAATTTACACGTTTCAATGCCGAGTTCGGCATCGTTTCGTTGCCCACTTTGATGATCTTCCATCAAGGGCGACCGTTGATCAAATACGATCCGCCATGGCAGGATCCGGGCAACATAAGCTATGCCAAGTTCATAATGCGTCACACCAACATCAAATACGTTAATCCCAGGAGCATATTGCCCGCGTTATTGCAGTACACCCAAGTCGGTCCACTGATCAATGTGCCCGATCGGCAGACCGATTTCTATGTGGGACTCTCATGGCTCTTCATTCTGATCTGTCTGGGAAACTATATTCGACGTACTTTGCTGTGGAAACAGCTGGTGGAAATGGTGCAGCGCAATTGGCGTGAATCGGAGGAGACGCAAATGGAGATGGTTGATTAGCGcaaatgataattaaataaattagattatatatattaaactaCGATTAAAATTTACTCTATGCGTATTttcgtttaattaaattcacatAAACATTTACTTATATCTTAATTATTACATAGTATTTATgtttgtatacatatttatatatttattggatttttaatgtatttgcGGTTGGAGAGGGGAGAGTGGTGGCTTCAGCTCTTcatcaaattgatttcaatcgCTGCAAAATTGATTGCTTATATTCTACTAAGTAATAGTTAACTAAAAGAATCTTGAGAATATTTGCAAAACGCCCAAATCCATATTGGTGCCGTTgcttaaatattgttttaatattgaatacaACTTAAAATTTCCATTAACATTGTATTGGTGTCGCTGTGTGTGATTTTCAGGGGAAAAACAATGgatatcaaaaattgttgacTGCCTGTTGCTGgcaaaaactatttcaatttcttacaaaatattataatttcaaatgagTTATGTTtggaaattatatatatatatatatgtatatacgatTTATGGATTGGTCAAGCCATAAATTGTAAAGATCGCAATGCAGAATGTAATAATAAGTGTGAAATAATGTgtgtatgaatattttatcagatttgttttttttttatgtgacCAATTTGAAGTTTGGGGCTAAATTAACCGTGTGTTTGGGGGTGTAATGTTGCATAGGTATGCGTTATTCTATTATGCTTGTTGCTTCAAATAGCTTATTATTGAGGTTTGTTGCTCCGCTTCGCCGATTTGATACGGGGCTCAGTTGCTTCTTCTGTTGTTCCTCCATTGCCATTCCcttggtgatggtgatggtgctTCAGACGCTGTTGACGGCGTGCAGCTGCGTGATTTGCAGCATAGGGATGTGGATGTATACTGCAGATGCAGAATTGCAAATTGACGAAAAGAGAGCAAAATATGAGCACATTAATAATAGGGTTATACGCCACAAATAATGAAgaatatgcaaaacaaattatgaCAACATAAGAGTTTTATAGAATAACAATAcatcatatatataatactatataaacatTCGTACACAGGCCAATTCGAACGTAAATTGTAAATGGTAAAATGatgaaagagagcgagcgcgAGGGAGCAAAGAGTGTTTTGTTATTCGGATGCGAGAGGATGTTTGTGATTGGTTGTGATCAAATGACTTTCGAGAGTGGCAAAAGCTGATTGATATGAGAGAGGTACGCAGTAAATGTGTTGTTGCAGTCCCTCGACAGACAACAAAatcgcagcggcagcagcaacaacagcaacaacgttttaattttgatagCGTCATTTTCGTAATCACGTTAAACGTTATAGTGGTGGTAGTCGTAGCGTAGAGATAATGTGCGTTACATTGACCAATTATGCGTtgcgttgagttgagttgggtTGATTGGGTTGTATTGTGACGTAGCGTAGCGTAACGTAACGGAACGATGATTAGATGCGCAAGTTAAACGAACGAAAAACGTAATGGAATTTTTCAAAAGGCAACCAAAAATGCATAAGTGACAACTGAGATCTTCCATACATGTGTTGCTCTTTCAACTGGAACTAAAAGTATTGTTGTATAAACGATTCATAGGGGATCAGACTTTTAGGCTTACGTTATACACAAATAAGGCAATTGTGACACATGCTGATCACGTGTTCTCGTCGCCTCATTTGGTCATTTAAAAGTTACTTTACAGAGAATTTGTGTAGTAGTAGAGGtggtagtagtagtagtagtagtagtagtattaGGTAGAGTAGGAGTAGTAGAATTTTTATGTACATAGCTGGGATTTGCTGGCGGCCTTACACGTAACATGAGGCGTCGCTTTGCTTTGTGTTGCGCTGCGGTGACGTAACGATGATGTGTGTTTAGCGTCGCAGGCGTTGATAATCTAGTCTACGGTGCAGGCGGAGAAGACATAGTTGTGGATGTGGAGTCGTCGCAAAACGCCGTTACGGGTTAGTATTGGATGTGATAGCGTTGACGGTTTATCGCGTCTAACGGCACTGATCGTTGTTCAATTACGTTGCGGTTTGGTAGTAgtatatcatatatttatatataggtttatattatatgtatttgattattaattgtGATATCGATAGTAGAGTATGTGTAATTTGTCTCTACTTGCGATAGAAACGCGAATTATACAAACGCCAATctctgcattttaattgaaatacattattatataGAGAGAGGAGGAAGAAATAGAGCGAGAATTGTTAATTAagatataaatttcaaaaacgtATTGTTTATCATAAATCTAcggcaattattttttttgtttgttttgattttgtaaatgtttttgaAGAAAAAGCGCAATTATGATTAGAGCCAAATAAAGTGCCGTATTAGGAAATAAACGTATAAACAGAGGCAGCAATTCTTTAATGTAGgaattgttgaagttgttggaTCTTAACGGGTCTCAGGTTAGACTGATTTACAAATTAGTGTTTGCGGAAGCTAGGCAAGTCTCTGGGGCCTATTCGTGGGATAGTTTTGgatcattttgttgttgctggctgctgttgatgttgatgttgtcttGTTTTGCTTATGCGAACAAACCTTGGCGAGCCGGCAATGCTGTGACTAGCGCTGGAAACTGTGGCCAACGGTGATGACGAAGGTGTTCGCAGTGGGCGACGGGGCGTGGCCAAATGTTGTGCGTTACGCAGGTAGGCGCgacgcgacgacgacgatgcatttccgtttccgcccAAATAGTTATTATTTGTAACGCCGTAGACTGTGGGTGACGGCGCTGGGTTTGTGATAATTGCGGCGTTGCGACGAGGCgaagatgttgttgctgctgtgtcgctgttgttgtcgtcgttgtatGGAATCGATTcgaagaaaatttaaaagagaTTACAACAATACATTTGGCGAGTGTCGAGGATCACATTAATTGTGTGTTACTATTTGGTAGTAATAGAAGCTCCTTACGTATTACGTAGCATCGCAAAAGTATCGAAACGCGATTAGGATCTTACGCAGGACTGCAGTCTACGTAACGTAACGAATGCTTATGAATGTATGTGCAtgaatcaaaaattaaaatactcaaataattTGTACATTGGTTgataaaaaatggaaaaagttGCAAATCAAGGTATATGTAGTAATTACAAATTGCTTGCCGCCTACCTCAAATTGTTCTCTTTTTTGATTATCTTTTTTGTCATTAGTTATTAACGTTGTTAGAATGTAAAAgcagaaatttatatttataaatatgcaattgttCTGTATTAGCTTGGACTCTGATATATATGcattatgtttatatatatttatatagatatatctgtctgatataaatatatttatttgtattcgatagtaaaatatactgtatgtACTTTTTGCTTGATTTAGTAATTAGTATATCTGCAAGTAAATACAAACGTTTAATTTAAAGAGGGTACAAAAAAGGGAACAGCCTACCTATAGCACCTAGATTTGTCTGCAATGGACGCCACATATCGATTAAGTCAACTAATTGAATGCATTATTAACTTCATCTAAATAACAATGTTCAAAAGGCCACAGCAGACAAATCCAGAATACCAGATCTGTTAATTAGTTATTAAGGTTAACATACGTATCAAGTGTCAAACGGAAGCTAAGCAGCTCACTAATTACCGACCCCCAAACACCTGTTAAGAACATTCATGCGTTTTCTGGTCGTGTCGAGTCGACTCACCTGCTGTGTGGAGCTGTTGGCGGCGCTGGCAATGCGGGTCGACCCGAGTGCGATGGTTCTTGGATCacacaatcatcatcatcatcatcatccagTGGCTCAATAGTTACAGTCGAACCGCTCGATACTGGAGCCTGTATAGCGCGCATGCCACCGCGATGACCACCATGTGGCATGACTCCACGATTGGCACGCGTTGTGAACTCGCGATCAAATTGCTCGGCCTCCTCCTCATCTAGATTGATGAATTCCTGACGCTCCTCCAGTTGGCCAGAGCGTAGATCCTGCTCCTTTTCGATAATATGCGAGCGCTCGCCAATATGATGGCCAATGGCCATTTTCTTCACACCTGTACGCGAATCCTGAACGGTCTTGCGTGTCTCTCGCACTCCGCCTGGCCCAGTTTTGGTGCTGCTACTAGCCTGATAGATCTGAGGACGTCCGTCCGGACCAGTTGATACGGTCATGACGTTGCTTTGACAAAATGAAGCGCCATTAGTAGCGCCCATATctaaatcattaaaataaggAGTTATAACACAATTCTAAAGCTTGCAGTTCCAAGTTATACGAACCAGCACCATTAAGCAAACGATTGAAACTAGGCATTGGAGGAAAACCAAAGAGTCCTCCGCCCATAGGAGCCATGGCCTGTTGACTGCGTTCCATAAGGGCGCCTTGCTGGAATCCCGGATCAAATGGGGATGGAGCTAGCATACTGAACGGATCGGGCATAAAGGAATTCATCAAGCGATTCATTGACCGCATTTGCATATTCATTGCGTTCATGTGATGGTTCATGTGATTGCTAAAGGGGAAGAAGCAAATACTTAATTAGTGAGTCTATCAATGCCAATATTTTACGAGTTTTAACTTAGGATTCATTTCTTGATTCTCGTTTATCGATTTCCTGCTTAGAGAATTTCCCTTTCGTTTCATAACGAATGTAtgccaaatatatttaataaactatggtgaatattccaaatattgaAAACAGACAAACATTACTTACAACATTGACATGGCACTGTTGACTACGATAAAATAAAAGACGTGATACCATCAAATGAATAATAGCGCTAAGCTACCTTGtttataaaagcaaacagctgtttttCAATTATAGTTAGGTGGCAGCTCTGTTACAATAAGATGCAATGGATGCGGTCGATAAAACTGCGAAGCAAAGTCATGTTTATAAAGAACAATCATCCGccattcaatttaatttaaataaccGTAACTGTATATACATAGTTGCATTTATTGTACTATgctttaatattaaacataGCATTGTCCTTAAAAATAAGATTCGCAATCGAAATAATCGATTAATTGAGTGCACTTCCTCTTTTTACGCTGGCATGCTGCGCAcccatacaaacacacatatacacatacacacacaatcgcacaTAACAGCTAACGAAAATCTaatttgtgtgtattgtgtaAACGCAAACGCACATAGCCATGTATATTAAGATTTACTTTTCATTGCCTAACGGAGCACCCTCACAAATAGcatgcattttgcaatttcaacCGCACTATCAACACTTTTCAATGAACTTTAGTACTTGCACATAAGCACTAAGTACTCTTTACACGAAACTTTTCCACACCCACAGCAATCAACAGCGCATATTTAACTTACTTCATGAATCCGAGATCATCATCAAAATCGCCCATTAACGCTCCAAACAatgacatatttatttaaagttatttactGTGTtggcaataattaaattgtatttttctgcttgttttttacaatttcacgAGTTTTCTCGAAGTCAATGTGACCGTTTGACAATGCCAGAAATTTGTACAATATGCGtcaaaaaagtgcaaaaaatacCATACCAAAAACATAAATGAGAATtctgtaaaaatactaaaactcaaactcaagagtttaattattttgctaCTGGAAATGAAAcgttttaattgatatttaaaattatttttatgagcaaattaatataatttgaactAATATGAGCTATTACACATCATTTTTTAAGCAGTGTCTGTAAGCCTGATTAAATCTATAGGATATTTATTTCCACGCAAAACGCATTCGCAATTTATGTTCATGTTCTCTTAAACGACTTATCGATAGGACTatctaaataaatgaatatcgAATTTGAGTGATCCCAACCAcgaattttaaaacaaatgattGTAATGCTCAagtagatatatttatatcgaATAAAAGtagatttaattttttgtaaaataatttgttcGTTTGCTTTCTTCGATTGCAGCTATTAATCAACCCATTGAAGTTAATTGTTTATAGGTATGGTGCTGCCTGTTCTTCAATCCAAGCAGTGTGAGGCAATACACTGGTGTACACTCCGGGAAAACCTTCGCGGGCACAGCCAACGCCCCAGGAAACGATACCAACTAAAATGCCATCTACAGTCAGTGGTCCTCCCGAATCTCCTTGGCAAGCATCCTTGCCTCCCTCCTCAACGCCAGCACACAACATTTCTTCCGTAATAGTGTAATCCTTGGTCGAATACTGCGCTCCACAAGTATTCGTGTCCATAATTTCCACTTGAACCGCGCGTAGTAGGGCTGGAAGTGCTTCATCCTCCTCTGTGCGCTTACCCCAACCACTAACGATGGCATATGTGCCCGCCTTGGTTGAGTCGACAGCCAAGGCAATGGGCTGTATGAGGCTGGAGTATGTAAGTGGCACCGTAGTTATAATTAAGCCAACGTCATTCACATGGGTCTTTTTATTATAACCCGTATGATAAATCAATTTGGTAACTTTCACACCCTGCTCCTCCAGATCGGCAATGGAATTCTGACCGGCCACGATGCGAATGTATGAAGCGAATCGTCCTTTGATACAATGAGCAGCCGTTAGGACCACTCGAGGAGCGTAGATGCTACCGCCACAAATGTGCAGCAACATATAAGTCTCTAGACGCACCGACACCTGGTACGGAAAGTTACCTATATCCGCCTCAGTGCCACCTACAATATGAGTACTTATGGCGGCACCATTAATGAAAACAACTAAGGACAGCAGCCCCAAAACGATTAATCCAAGACGCGACATTTCGCTGAACGAGTAAACTCAAAATGGCTGGATAGCGAATGACATAGGGTTTATATAGTCGAGGGCTTATCATCACACCTCGCAAAACCCGAAATCGCGACAAATCCACGAATGGTTTCGGATATCAATAAAGGAATGGTATgatattataaagtttatgTGACCAACTCCATAAACAGGTTTTTGTCGGTAGTCTTTTAAAGAGAAATTCTTACCCATAATTAAA encodes the following:
- the LOC133840582 gene encoding thioredoxin domain-containing protein 15; translated protein: MHGNAKLFIFLIFGLCATLASAELSGLFNALQYLGIKIHSNGTGSSAAPSAAQGQGLRGGCHYSFESYALMSDRHTCAPGDEHILHLTELPQQRKPPLLIRCLQQDLTPQLNNNTGLPLEKLLIMKSAKEIVNLLKPIGNATKRHEYGSCVVVHFCTRTSLECARVAPAVNLLPHLFPTLKVAYIDAFQFTRFNAEFGIVSLPTLMIFHQGRPLIKYDPPWQDPGNISYAKFIMRHTNIKYVNPRSILPALLQYTQVGPLINVPDRQTDFYVGLSWLFILICLGNYIRRTLLWKQLVEMVQRNWRESEETQMEMVD
- the LOC133840581 gene encoding myeloid leukemia factor isoform X2, whose protein sequence is MSLFGALMGDFDDDLGFMNNHMNHHMNAMNMQMRSMNRLMNSFMPDPFSMLAPSPFDPGFQQGALMERSQQAMAPMGGGLFGFPPMPSFNRLLNGADMGATNGASFCQSNVMTVSTGPDGRPQIYQASSSTKTGPGGVRETRKTVQDSRTGVKKMAIGHHIGERSHIIEKEQDLRSGQLEERQEFINLDEEEAEQFDREFTTRANRGVMPHGGHRGGMRAIQAPVSSGSTVTIEPLDDDDDDDCVIQEPSHSGRPALPAPPTAPHSSDTAATTSSPRRNAAIITNPAPSPTVYGVTNNNYLGGNGNASSSSRRAYLRNAQHLATPRRPLRTPSSSPLATVSSASHSIAGSPSIHPHPYAANHAAARRQQRLKHHHHHQGNGNGGTTEEATEPRIKSAKRSNKPQ
- the LOC133840581 gene encoding myeloid leukemia factor isoform X4, with protein sequence MSLFGALMGDFDDDLGFMNNHMNHHMNAMNMQMRSMNRLMNSFMPDPFSMLAPSPFDPGFQQGALMERSQQAMAPMGGGLFGFPPMPSFNRLLNGADMGATNGASFCQSNVMTVSTGPDGRPQIYQASSSTKTGPGGVRETRKTVQDSRTGVKKMAIGHHIGERSHIIEKEQDLRSGQLEERQEFINLDEEEAEQFDREFTTRANRGVMPHGGHRGGMRAIQAPVSSGSTVTIEPLDDDDDDDCVIQEPSHSGRPALPAPPTAPHSSIHPHPYAANHAAARRQQRLKHHHHHQGNGNGGTTEEATEPRIKSAKRSNKPQ
- the LOC133840581 gene encoding myeloid leukemia factor isoform X1 codes for the protein MKRKGNSLSRKSINENQEMNPNNHMNHHMNAMNMQMRSMNRLMNSFMPDPFSMLAPSPFDPGFQQGALMERSQQAMAPMGGGLFGFPPMPSFNRLLNGADMGATNGASFCQSNVMTVSTGPDGRPQIYQASSSTKTGPGGVRETRKTVQDSRTGVKKMAIGHHIGERSHIIEKEQDLRSGQLEERQEFINLDEEEAEQFDREFTTRANRGVMPHGGHRGGMRAIQAPVSSGSTVTIEPLDDDDDDDCVIQEPSHSGRPALPAPPTAPHSSDTAATTSSPRRNAAIITNPAPSPTVYGVTNNNYLGGNGNASSSSRRAYLRNAQHLATPRRPLRTPSSSPLATVSSASHSIAGSPSIHPHPYAANHAAARRQQRLKHHHHHQGNGNGGTTEEATEPRIKSAKRSNKPQ
- the LOC133840581 gene encoding myeloid leukemia factor isoform X3; the encoded protein is MKRKGNSLSRKSINENQEMNPNNHMNHHMNAMNMQMRSMNRLMNSFMPDPFSMLAPSPFDPGFQQGALMERSQQAMAPMGGGLFGFPPMPSFNRLLNGADMGATNGASFCQSNVMTVSTGPDGRPQIYQASSSTKTGPGGVRETRKTVQDSRTGVKKMAIGHHIGERSHIIEKEQDLRSGQLEERQEFINLDEEEAEQFDREFTTRANRGVMPHGGHRGGMRAIQAPVSSGSTVTIEPLDDDDDDDCVIQEPSHSGRPALPAPPTAPHSSIHPHPYAANHAAARRQQRLKHHHHHQGNGNGGTTEEATEPRIKSAKRSNKPQ
- the LOC133840581 gene encoding myeloid leukemia factor isoform X5; protein product: MSLFGALMGDFDDDLGFMNNHMNHHMNAMNMQMRSMNRLMNSFMPDPFSMLAPSPFDPGFQQGALMERSQQAMAPMGGGLFGFPPMPSFNRLLNGADMGATNGASFCQSNVMTVSTGPDGRPQIYQASSSTKTGPGGVRETRKTVQDSRTGVKKMAIGHHIGERSHIIEKEQDLRSGQLEERQEFINLDEEEAEQFDREFTTRANRGVMPHGGHRGGMRAIQAPVSSGSTVTIEPLDDDDDDDCVIQEPSHSGRPALPAPPTAPHSSDTAATTSSPRRNAAIITNPAPSPTVYGVTNNNYLGGNGNASSSSRRAYLRNAQHLATPRRPLRTPSSSPLATVSSASHSIAGSPRDWRLYNSRFYRK
- the LOC133840584 gene encoding trypsin alpha-3; translation: MSRLGLIVLGLLSLVVFINGAAISTHIVGGTEADIGNFPYQVSVRLETYMLLHICGGSIYAPRVVLTAAHCIKGRFASYIRIVAGQNSIADLEEQGVKVTKLIYHTGYNKKTHVNDVGLIITTVPLTYSSLIQPIALAVDSTKAGTYAIVSGWGKRTEEDEALPALLRAVQVEIMDTNTCGAQYSTKDYTITEEMLCAGVEEGGKDACQGDSGGPLTVDGILVGIVSWGVGCAREGFPGVYTSVLPHTAWIEEQAAPYL